The following coding sequences are from one Augochlora pura isolate Apur16 chromosome 6, APUR_v2.2.1, whole genome shotgun sequence window:
- the LOC144471003 gene encoding vascular endothelial growth factor A-A, with product MRSLILVVVYAHLALAMVARHHRDSGFLNHVQLVHEFRCSMPQPRAVPVEELLTVGPSPDEVFYPASTVLTRCDGAGCCPDPKQICAPIETRNVSLVFTVKHTIDRQRDRHHEVIHALEHTKCGCVDKKLIKFD from the exons ATGAGAAGCCTCATTTTAGTCGTCGTCTACGCGCACCTGGCCCTTGCTATGGTCGCCAGGCACCACAG AGACAGCGGATTTCTTAATCACGTACAATTGGTGCACGAGTTTCGGTGCTCCATGCCTCAACCAAGAGCAGTGCCAGTGGAGGAGCTCCTAACTGTTGGTCCAAGTCCCGACGAAGTTTTCTATCCAGCTTCGACGGTTTTGACGCGTTGCGACGGCGCCGGGTGTTGCCCCGACCCGAAACAGATTTGCGCGCCCATTGAAACCAGGAACGTTAGTCTGGTGTTCACGGTAAAGCACACGATCGACCGGCAACGGGACAGACACCATGAAGTGATACACGCGTTGGAGCACACCAAGTGCGGATGCGTCGACAAGAAATTGATCAAGTTTGACTGA
- the LOC144471002 gene encoding dynein axonemal assembly factor 4 — protein sequence MPAIVIKDYTWRQTSELVTLNIPLRGNPTNVDVFVVDNYVKVSFPPFILELFLWSDVVEEGSKCIITNQEAILSLQKTEVTLEWPSLEVENIDKDTKRRYRNRALERAQTKAEELEKMKKEKRQYLQREAVKEQININTVTLNKIDAIKNAHRKEAMRDLEDWRSMAELPFLPELGGEVQENRKAYKAPLTWFRDDSNKLKSRALTDDEILGTPRITEILEDEIPKPKEALSHSNENEEIELNRKLIKLKEDNEDILEQKRNNEKSIYDTSDDSSSSEGSGTNDQSKLHGFVKGTSKKKLHKKNKSRPGWESVKAAINGRLVRKDSIFDDPSKSIPLPRKKGTINVTFSDRKFPTPARESSHLEEQEWLEKQAEARRKIGFDSADLRPEERDPQWLKDKGDEFFKVGNYMAAISAYSYGIKISDKLASLFVNRSAAQYALGNYCRCIEDCSKALELMEPKCENNRESRARCHARRGAALCKLSSPQHGIPELEAALKLAPDNESIKRDVLAAKQYFDLKD from the exons ATGCCAGCTATAGTTATTAAAGATTACACATGGAGACAGACATCAGAATTGGTAACCTTAAATATACCTTTGAGAGGTAATCCAACAAATGTGGACGTGTTCGTGGTTGATAATTACGTGAAG GTCAGTTTCCCACCCTTCATATTGGAACTATTTCTCTGGTCCGATGTTGTCGAAGAGGGAAGTAAATGCATTATTACGAATCAAGAAGCGATTCTATCGTTACAGAAAACGGAGGTTACCCTAGAATGGCCCTCCCTCGAAGTAGAAAACATAGACAAAGATACGAAAAGAAGATATCGAAATCGAGCTTTGGAACGTGCACAAACGAAGGCCGAAGAGCTCGAGAAGATGAAAAAGG AAAAGCGTCAATACTTGCAAAGAGAGGCAGTTAAAGAACAGATTAACATAAACACGGTcacgttgaataaaattgacgcGATAAAAAATGCTCACCGGAAAGAAGCCATGCGTGACTTGGAAGATTGGAGATCGATGGCCGAGTTGCCATTTTTACCGGAACTGGGCGGCGAAGTGCAGGAGAATAGAAAGGCTTACAA GGCACCCCTAACATGGTTCCGAGACGAcagcaataaattaaaatctcgaGCATTAACCGACGACGAAATATTAGGCACCCCCAGAATTACCGAAATACTCGAAGACGAAATACCGAAACCGAAAGAAGCGTTGAGTCATTCGAACGAGAACGAGGAAATCGAACTGAATAGGAAGCTCATTAAATTGAAAGAGGATAATGAAGATATACTCGAACAGAAGAGGAACAATGAGAAAAGCATTTACGATACTTCGGATGATTCAAGCAGCTCAGAAGGCTCCGGAACCAATGATCAATCTAAACTGCATGGATTCGTCAAAGGAACAAGCAAGAAAAAACTGCATAAAAAGAACAAATCGAGACCGGGATGGGAATCCGTGAAAGCTGCGATAAATGGCAGGCTTGTAAGAAAAGACAGTATATTTGATGATCCGTCAAAGTCGATCCCATTGCCGCGGAAAAAGGGGACTATCAACGTCACTTTCTCAGACCGGAAGTTCCCTACTCCCGCTAGGGAAAGCTCCCATCTTGAGGAACAAGAA TGGCTAGAAAAACAAGCGGAAGCGAGACGCAAAATAGGATTCGACTCTGCAGACCTGCGGCCGGAAGAGCGGGATCCACAATGGCTGAAGGATAAAGGAGA cgaattttttaaagtcgGGAACTACATGGCTGCAATTAGCGCTTATAGTTACGGCATCAAGATCAGCGATAAGCTAGCGTCACTGTTTGTGAACCGGTCGGCAGCGCAATACGCGTTGGGGAATTACTGCAGATGCATAGAAGACTGTTCAAAA GCGCTGGAACTAATGGAGCCGAAATGCGAGAACAATCGCGAGTCTCGAGCCAGGTGTCACGCTCGACGAGGCGCGGCTCTTTGTAAATTGTCCTCGCCTCAGCACGGAATTCCCGAGCTGGAAGCTGCTCTGAAATTGGCACCGGACAATGAGAGCATAAAGCGCGACGTTCTAGCTGCGAAACAGTATTTCGACCTGAAGGATTAA